The Panicum hallii strain FIL2 chromosome 5, PHallii_v3.1, whole genome shotgun sequence genome contains the following window.
GTTCAGCTTAATTTACCTTGTCCATGTTGGGCACAAGATCCTGCAGCTTCTTCAGCCTCTTGCTGatccttgttcttctttcctAATTAAACGTCAACAAGGCAGTTGCTCTGCTTATCAGTACCCAGCATCAAGATGGCACACCGCGCAAGAATATCAGCATCGTACTGGAGATTCAGCAGGTGAGGTGGGAACCGAACTAACCCTCTCAGCGATGCTTCGCGGGTGGGTCGCGCAGCCTCTCTTTGCACGAACTCTGCAAGCGATGGAGTCCTGCTGCAGCTGCAGGTAGTCATCCATGCCGGGCATCTCCAACGACGACTTTGACAACCCAAACTGTACATCGAGAACAATAGAAGGCTTCAATCAGCACCAAAACtggtctttcaaaaaaaaagatgagCACAAAAACTGAACCGGGGCGCAGCAAGGAGCCAAAGGATGTGTCCCGACCTGGGAGTCGATGTTGCTGAAGCTGGTGACCATGTCGTCCGCCGCGTCGAGCTTGTGCTTCTTGGTCGGGGACGAGAACATGATGGAGTTGGTGTCGTCCCAGGAGCTGACGGAGAAGTTCCTGGAGAGGTAGGAGGAGGACTGCGCGGCGCCTCCGCCGTCGCTGGAGCTGTTGCACCCGCCGGCGACGATGCTCTCCCCGATGTCGGGGATCATCCCCATCTCCGAGATCTGCGGCAGGTCCTGCCTGGAGAAGCTCCACTGGGAGCTGAGCTGCCTGTGGCCGTGGGCCATCGCGGCGTCGGTGCCCGCCTGCGAGTAGCTGCCCATCCCTCTCGCCGGAGCCATGCCTGCGTGCATACACAGCAGTACAGCACGCATCAGTTCTGCATGTGGAAACCGTTGGTTCCGACGACCGGACCAGGAACCTACGGTTCACGCATGAGTGCTTAACCAACACGACAGGCCGGTGTAGCCGACTCGCGCCCACATTCCGGTGACCGTTAATTCGTGGCGTTTCCCGCCGGCCTCGCTTTCACCCATGTCGCGGACTTGTCGTCTTCGAAAGAGGGAGCTTGATCGACGCTGAACGGCCGTTCGGATCTTATTGGGTGCAAATTCAACCTAAGATTAACTTTCTTTTTGCGCAGCGGTTCGTGACAGTTTTTATCCATCACTTCACTACAGTAACTTTTTCCACACCtgatcttttttttaaaaaaaatatgctCCGGGCGGTAAAAAGATTTATTCCTCCAATGACGTGAGAAGGGCGACGCGCATGAGGCGCGCACGATGATTGGGGGCGGCGGCGTCAAGGATGCGTGGGCACCACACGTACGCCCATGCATTGTGGTGGGGATGGGGGTGGGGCCCGGGTATTTGTTCGGAGCGGGAACAGCGCAGGTGCATTGCACTGTCACTAGCGAGGCACCATCGTTAAAGCTGGGATTAGTAACAGTAAAGACATTATATATACCGTGTGTTTGGAGCATGCTGCCGCGCACGTGTGCCGGGGGAGGCGCGCGTAGAATAATGAGTCAATGGGCAGTGGCAGGTCGATGTGCTCGGGGCTCAACGTACAGGAGTAACTAACTTGGGGGGAAAAGATTAGGAATTGGGATAAGAGAAGTACCCCTCCCCTGGCACATCATGCCAACATGGCAACCACCCGATAAGCATCATTAATTAGCTCGCTCAAACCAGTTATTACTGCTACCTCGGATTCAGCTGTAGTAAAGTGGAGTACTAGTTGTACCAGTAGGTGTGGGGTGATTAAGCAGAAAACGATGAGCCAGACGTGCGCCAGGAAGCACAAGCTGGAGCACGGGAGTCATGCTCCCGCGTGCCGTCCGTGGACCACGCGCGGGGGAACCGGCGAACCGGGGCGGCGACGCAACCACGCCGCTGGTCGGGTTCACGCGAGGACGGCGATCGAGGCGGACGGCGAGGCAGGGCAGGGCAGGGGAGGGCGAGACGTACCGTGCGGGTCGGCCATGAGGCGGGAGAGCAGCCCGGCGGGGGAGCTGCTGTGGCGGAGCAGCCCGTGCGGCGGCCCCGGGGGCGCGAGCGActggtgctgctgcggctgcggcggcggtggcacgCGGATCTCGCCGGAGCCGCCGTAGGCCCGCtcgagcgcgcgcggccggccgccgccgccgtccgtgcgGCAGCTGGACTCGCAGGAGGTGAGGCCGGAGGACTCGGCGGAGTAGAACCGGCTGACGGGCGGCGGGGCGTGGTCCCCGCCGCGGGTGACGGATTCCGCGATAGACGCCAGGAGCGAGCCCGGCGCGGAGCCGTACCGCGCCAGCTGCCCCGGGCCCGGCGGCGGCATCGCCCCGTGGTGCGCCGGCGTCAGGCGGTTCATCGCCGCTCTCGAGCTGCTGCTACCGCTTGTGCGCGCGCGCGGTCGGCGGAGCGCGTGAATTtgcttgctggtggtggtgccAGGTGCGAGGAGGTGCGGGCGCGGTGGCCGCTGCTGCTTTTGAGCCGGCTGGGGGCGGGGCTTCGGTGCCAGGGGGGATCGATGGTGGGCGGGTGCACGCACCGCGGCGGGGGTGGGTGGGACCACCCGGGGGAAGGACGACAGGAAGGAGGGGGCTGTACAGGTGGACCGAGACCGGGGCGCCAAGTCAGGGCGGGGGCCATGTGCGCGTCGGCGCGAGCCGACATGTGCGCGTTCACAAACGCTGACTGGCCGGCCCGCGACCAGCCTACCCACTCTGTTGGGCCTCCGGGCCTGGGTCAAGGCCCGTCCGCCCTGTCCCTTTCTCGCCTTTCCCCTCCTCCGCCGTGGCCCGTGGGTCGGGGCGCTCGGATAGGATCAGACCGGACTCTGTTTTTTTTCTTCGAGGGAAAAGGATCAGACCGGATTCTTCTTCCCGGTCGCTGTTGAGACGGCATGCCTCCCAGGATTCATGGCCGCCGGAAGCAGATGCGATCACGGGTTTACACCCAGGCCACGGGCGATGCGAACTTTCTGCCGCTGCGGTCATGGAAGAACACCGTCGGGCCAACGTTCCTTCATCGGTCGGGACGATCTAGGCTAGAAGAGTGGAGGACTAGGCGACTAGCTAGCTACAGGCGGGAGACCTTCACCTCGGAACGGAGAAGAATGCTGACGGTCGGTGACGACAGGATATTAGATGCATGCATGTACCGGTCATCTTTCAGCACAGGCAACGGTTTACCAGTTGTTTAGTTCTCGTGCGTCCGCCGCCCATGGCATCACGCGCGATAGGGATAGGGTTAGCCGGTTAGGTAATGGCCGGAATGGCGAGCTGCTGTCGGCTCATCTCATGTGGATCAGATAATATACTACTACAGTGAACTATTCCTTTTTCTAGAAAATAGCTTTTCTAGTGCCTGCTGAACTGGCGACAGACTACAATGTCGAATCCTTCATTTGACGACAacacccccctcccccccgggTCTGCTCACAGCGTCACGAAAAGTGTGCATTCGTCGCTGGGAAAGAAAGCATTTGTGAtggcactttaaattttttgtGCTAGCGGTCATTATTACCGTCTGTCACCATAAATACTCTATAAATCAATTTATACGGGTGGTTAGCTTAAGCGACCACCAGCATAAATATAGGACATTTGTGCTGGCAGATGCTTATGTCGACCGACAGTACAAACCATTTTTCCTTAAAAATAATTAAATAATTATTCGATATGAAGTCGGATGAAGATAAATTTTATATGAAAGTTATAGAGCTCGACGAGGTCTAAAATTTTATACTTGACAACATTTCCGTACAAAACCATTTACTCGGCAAATATTGATTACCGTTTTTAAAATCAAACTATAAACCTTATATCCAAATCATAGACAATATAAGATGAAAAAAATCTTATATTCAAATTATAGAGTTCGACGAGATCTAACACATTGTAGTTGATAAAATTTTCAATCAATATTATATTTACTAGGTCAAATATTCATTACCATTTCTAaaatctaattttaaaaacaaaAATTTGAATTTTCTAATTTTTTAAATAATGAAGATGAACTTTATACCAAAGTTGTAGTGCTCCACGAGACCTAAATATTTATAGTTGGCAAATTTTTTATTTAGAATCATTTAGAATGTCAAAGATATAATATAAGATTAGAAAAAGTGATATTAAAAGAAATAATATACCTTGGAAAGAAAAGAATTAATATGTAGATGAGATGGTAAGGAGGGAAGGCACGAAACAAGAGGTCTCCGGTTTGAAGCACGTCCACCGCGCATATGCTCGGAAAATATcgaaaaaatatgaaacttgtGCCAAATGATAGATAGTTGGGTGCATATGCCTACTAAAATatttttttcattttatttGTGTCGATGGTCATGCACCCGCCAGCACAAATTTTGATTTGTGGGTGGTAGAGGTGAAGCTACATTAGTTTTAAGGGGTGCCAATGCACCCACAAAAATTAGCAAAACCAGTGATAGTCTAATTTTTATAGTCTGGTGAAGCTGTTTTGAAAATCCTTTGACGAAATTGCTTATTCTAATCAAAGCTGGTTGGAGTCACGATTTCTAGATTCTCCTCCCAGAAGCTGGAAATAGTTTTACCTGGTGCTTCGTGGATAAAACTGGCACAGCTTCAAGTGAAGCTCTCCGTGAAGCCATCTAGAGGTGTAAATTGGTGGCTCTTTATGTGCACCTCCAACTCTTTTAGTTCAAAATTTTATACTACTTCTTATTTACAAAATTAGcataaatatttaaactaaggAGGATTGAAGATGCATCAAAGGATCACTAATTTGTACTCCATAAATCTGTGCCAAAGGGCCTAGCGAACAGTCAAAGTAGCCATGCCATTGTCTTCAAAGGGTACGTGAACGTGACGGCTCGGGGGGAGAGAGCTAGCTGCGGTGTGCACGCACGTGGCTGCCCAAGTTTCTATACGTGGGTCGAGGCGAGTGAAGCTGCCGCCAAACTGGTGCGCGGCTGCCGGGCGCCATCCTTTCGCAACTTGCGCTGCGAGCGGCAGCCAAGTGGTGGAGATGGAACTGGATTAAACCGGCATCGTAACACTAAACAAAGCCCTTGATCGTGATGCTCGCCGCGTTTAAAACTGGCTCAGATGCCCCCAAATTGGCACGGAGACCAGCTGCAGATGCATGGGAGGGCCCCTTTTGCAGTCTTAAAAATGAGCTCGCCAGATCGATCTGTACGACGTGCACGCAGGGCTAGGCTGCTACGCTAATAGACAGGCAAGTTGATCGGTCAGTTGAGCTCCTCCTCCGTCCTCAACCTTCGAGGCGCCCGGCGCGGTGGTCGCTCTCTCGGCTTTGCGCGGCCAAGTTGCTCGAgcgctgcctgcctgcctggatggccgggcgggcgggcgggcgggcgcggcgcatgtggcgcggcgggcggcatCGAATCCGGCGGCCGGGGAGCTCGGCGCATCGGCACCCTGGCACCTGCGCCACGGGGCGCGGGGTGCGCGAGCAAGTGGCGTGGCGCCAAGCAATTATCGGTGGCGGTTCAGAGTTTAGCTGGTCAGGCTGATCATggcgcgccgccggccacgTAGGCGACACCAGGGCCACGAAAAGGTGTACGGCCGGGCTTAGGTTTAGGttgatagatagatagatggCCGGCTGCAGCATGGGGTTTATCGAGTTCAAATCAAAGCTCGCAAAAGTTTGCAGAGGCGTTTACTTCGCTCAAAAGTCGTCTTCTCCTTGCATTAGAAAAGGAAAGTGTTTGCTGTTCAAAGTCAACTATCTTGCTCGAGATCAAAGGACGTAGGTACTGTAGTTCCCAGTCGTTTTTATGCGGTGGTCGGCTCCCCAAGTTGACAATTGATTGCCTTTTGTTCAGACCTGAAAGTCAGCTCagtttctcttttcttttgctAATAGAAAGAAAGAAAGTCAGCTGAGCCTCAGCTAGGTCGTGATCAATCTGGTGGAGTACACTTCCGTGCCGACTTGGTGGAGTTGATCTTTTCTTTTACTTTGGGCTGTGCCCGATAAAGATTCAAAGCCCAAGACTCTAGGCCATGGAGGCCCATGAAGTCTTCGCTGTTGTTAGCTGCAGGCAAAAATCTTTCTACTCCACACTGGGCCGTAGTTTCGGCCGGCCATGGAGCTCAAAAATCTTGCCTGGGTTGGGCTCGGCCGGCTGGTTAGCCCAAGGGTACGTGCCAACCACACTGTGTGCAATGTACATGTAGGCAGTAGAAACAGAGTACTATGACCGAAGCAGGGCTCGCCTGCCGTTCCTGCCTGCCAGTGCCAGATGTTCGGCGGCGAGCAccaccagcggcggcggcaagtgAACCGCCGCCTTTCGCCGTTTCCCTGTCGCGGCGAGTCATTGTAACACGTAACCTTCTTGGAGCTCCAGTTCAGTTCAGTTCGGAGCATACAGGCATACAGCGAACACCGCCACGGCGCGAGGATGGATCGGAGCACGCACGTCGCCGGTCATCCTCGGCCGATCGGGCTAGACGCGCACCTGAAACAGACACGGCCTCCGGCGGCCACGCAGCTCCCGACAGCGACGCCGCGCGCTGCTGAACCTGAACCGCGCCCGTCCACCCTTTCCGTTGCGGGTTGCCGTTCCTGGCAAAAGCGTTCCTGGCATCTCCAGCTAAGGGTACCCAAACCGGGGCCTCTCAGCGGATGACGCCGTGTCGTACCGCGTTCCGGGCAAGATCAGAGGCCGATTACTCGACCTATATTTTGTAATGGAGGGAGTCAGTACTGCCCCGCGCGCTGATTAGTGGCTGAAACTATTCCTGCCGAGGACGCCGCATGACGTGTGCGTCTACAAGAAGGCTCCTCCAACGACCTGGCATCTCCATCAGGCAGGCCGATTTTGGGGGGCTCTGTCTTGTGGCCATGCGAAAGCGCAGATGGTGCGAGACTGACACTGACGAACAGCACATCACTGAGCAACGGGAGCACCTGCTGGGACCTGCTCTGAGCACTCCACTGAATAACGAACTTGATCTTACGCAACAGGAAGCTCAAAACCACACACTCTTTCCCACTGACGGCAAGCGAAACCGGCATGGCGGGTGCATTGCCGGACGGCTGATTTCATCACGGGTTCCTCCGGGCCTAACTGAACCCTGAAACAACGCCGCCATCAGCAGCCCGTTCCATGGCCGATAAATATCGGTGGCAGGTTCGGGGCAGGTGATGTTGATCGGTGTGATGTGGGCTGGGCGCGTGGATCCGGTGCTCACTTGCTATGGTTTTGCAGTTAGCCGAAAGCTGCCAACCTGGATTACCCTTCATCCCAGATAAGCTAAGAAGGCCACATACAATGGGAAGTTGGCTGGGAAATGTAGGTCTTGCAACTGGGGAAAAAGATCTGGATGCTCTATGTTTGGGCTGTTTGGCTATGTTGAAATGATTTTGGTTGCTCTATGTCATTTTCATGTACCAGGCCTGAGGATATTTATGTAACACTGTATGTTTTCAAATCACCGGTAAGAGTGCCATGCaaatttgtttttttttccacCGAATTTGTTACTGATAGGATCTTTTGTTTGACCTTGGTTGAATATAGCCGAAGTTATAACAATCAATCAATTTTTGAACTGAATTTGACAGTTAAAACGATTGTTTCATACTACGGCTAATGAGGTGCACAGATTTTATAAGAGCACAATGCTACCACTATCTATGTAGATGGACGAAGAACTTGATTAGATTCAGAATGCCCTGAATATGAAACACGCATGCTCGATCAGTTTGTGGACACTGTTTGGTCGCAGTTGTGGTGTAATTTGAAACGAACCATGTAGGAGAGCTGtcaattatattaaaaagaagaATAAGCCCAGATTGGCAAACAACGAGAAAACAACACCGGCCGGTTAGATTGGAACATCAACGCGTTGTACCACGCCAACTCAACTCAATCCCAAACAAGTTGCGTGTAATTGAAGCAACTGAAGCAGGATATGGCAACTGCAGCGAGCCTAGCTATGTTTGGGCGTCCAATGCGAATTTGGTGGCCGTTAGACAGGGATCCAATGGTCATCTCGCttatttccttttctttttaaaaaaaaagatagcTTTTTCCGGAAAAAAGAGAACACACTCGATGATCTATGAATCCAGGGGCGAAGCCAGCCCAGCTAACCGTCGGGGTCTTCTCCATTAGATTTCCACTGGATTTTCAAGATTTTATCGGCTAGCTCCGCCACTGTATGAATCGGACATGCGAATCCGTCTTGCCTCTTGTGTAGTATTTACATGGGAGAAGCATGTCTTTTCCAACAAAAAGGGAGACACTCTGGTTCTCACCAATACTACAGCCTAGACAAAACAGCAAAAAGGGACGTGACCGTGACTAACTGATGGTTAGCCCTCCAAAAACGATTGAGAAGAGGGTCAGCAATCATTGGCCAGCAAAACGAGAAGCTCCTAGCCGTCAGATCAAGCCGAGAGTCTGCACCAGGCCGCCCATCTGCAGGGCTGCCTCCTTCCACGCGGACGCGGCGGCGCGCTGGCCCTCGACGAACTCCACCGCCTTGGCGAGaacgccgccgcggccgtccgccgccgcaTTCGGCGCCTTGCCGCAGGTTTCGGCCTTGATCGACGACACGTACGTGCCGAGGTCATGCACGCTCCCCGGGTCGCGGAGCCTGAGGAAGTCGAGGGCCAGCTCCACGCCGACGTGCGTGTACCGGTCGCCCCCCCAGGCGGCGAGGAGCCCCCTCGTGCCCTCGTTGAGGAGGGCGCCCGGGAGCATGGTGACCGGGTcgcggacgttggccacacgcAGCACCTTCACGCCGAGCTCGTCGCAGCGGTCCTTGAAGGCCGCGTTGCCGACCCTCGGCCCGCCGAAGGAGAACACGGTGACGGGCACGCGGCGCCCGGACGCGTCGCGGTTGAGGCCGAGCTCCGCGAGGTCGTAGCCGAGCAGCGTAGCGAGGGCGCTGCCCATGCTGTGCCCGGCCAGCGTGACGCTCATGTCCTCGCGGGGGTGGTCCCTGGAGAGAGACGTGACGAGGCGGGACACCTCGCGGAGGAGCTGGTGCCGGCAGCTCCCCATGCCGCCGGCGGATTCGGCGGAGGAGGTGTAGAGGTTCAGGAAGCCCGACTCGACCTTGACGTCCGGGTGCGCGCCGCGCGCGTCGAGGCGCGCCGGCTCGAGCGCGCTCATGAGGTTGGCCGCCCACTCCGCCTGCGTCACCGTGCCGCGCAGGGAGACGAGCACGTcgcgccggccgagccgccgGGTCATCTCGTCGGTGGACACGGCGACGTACCCGACCCAGCTGGAGCGGCCGCTGGTGGACGGCGGCCCGGCCACGTCGGGCGTGGCGTAGATGTACCGCGTCACCTCGTACCCCGCCCCGGCCACGCCGGCCTCCTCGAGCACGCTCTCCTTGCCGTACTTGCAGCACATGTGCCGCGCCGACGACGGGTCCATGTCCAGCACCTTGTAGCAGGCGCCGACGAGCTCGCCGTACCGCGCCACCTCGTCGCGCACCACGGGGTGCAGCGGCTGGAGAAGGCCGTCCCAGTCGTGCGAACCCTGGACCTGCCTCCACATGCTTGCGATCGACGCCGTCCTCCCCGTGCTCGCTCTCGCCACCGAGGCGGCCGGCGCGCACGCCCTCTCGGCGGCGGCCgtcgccaccgccgtcgccgccgccctaACCGTGGCGGCAGCCACGACCGCGACGCGCGCGCGGCACGGTTTGGGACGCCGTGAGCTCGTGGCGTGGTGAAGGCTGCATCGCGGCTGGATCGTGGAGGTGGAGGCCATTTGTTCCTGCACGGGATTGGCACTGGACCGGGAGTTCGGGCGCGCACATATTTATAGCCGTTTTGAATTGAGCATGGGCATGTGTGCCTTCTCCTCGTTGAGCCACGTCGAGAGGAAGaatggcagcaaccaaccatgACAGTTGAGAGGGGCCAGAGCTGGCTGGTACGCGCCTGCGCAGGTGGATGACGTCCCAGCATACCTCATTTCGTTGCCAAACTATGGAGAGCAATATAGATCTAGAAAAGATCGTGGACAGCAACAGGAACCAATGTAGTTCTTTTTCAATATAGTATAATAAACAACGACTTTTGTAAACTTGAAAGGATTTAACCTTCAACTTTAATTTCAACTCAATAATCGGATTCGCAAACTTTCCGCTAAGAATTTTGACAAAATTTCCGCAACTAGAAACTTATTAATGTTTATCTGGACGACACAAATTTTCCACAATTAGAAATTTATTAGTggattttaaaaaaaatataaaataaaataatggtATAATTTAATTAACACGAGCAAATCCACTGCCACGTTTATATACATCATCCCTCTCACCTTCAATCATCCATGGTACATTATTCACATTTTACTTCCAAATTTAGCCATGTGTAACAAATAAAACTAATCTTATGATAAGAAGGTAGTGCGCGTGCACCTCTATCATAGTAGCATCCATTTTTCGAGTACAAGCTGGACGTACACAAGCACACTTGTGTGCCCTTGTAGGTACGTCTAGCACATGTCTAAATTAAAATTTTAAACTATACTAAAGCCAAACCTCAAAAGAGGCAAAATTATTTAGTTGGCTAGCATCTCCTGTAAATGGGATTTAGATATTTAGTTCAACTTCTCTACAAACAAACAGGCCATGCCGTCTTAATGTATCTAGCTCTCCTTTACATTACACTAATATACTCAAGATACAAGGCTTATTTCATTGTATCCAAGTCTTTAAAATTAGACTTTTATTGGTATCTCACATAATGTATAATTTGCACGCACAAAGAAAATTATTGTTAAATCACATTTAAATATTATATGAATTTTTCTCTCTCTGTGAAATGGATCTTGAGCCTACGTGTCAACATAGAAATTAAGGCGTGCTAAGGATGCATATAGCTTGAGGGTAATATTGGACGGCTTTATATCAACCCAACAAAGCACACCTTAAAATATGTTAGTAGTGGTTGTAGGCTAGTGGAGGCGCTACAACAGAGGATGCCTACAGTAAAGGGTCCAAGGTACAGCATATGCAGGGGACGGTTTAACCTTCAAGCTTGAAAATTTGGGCATTTGGCATTAACTCATTGAGAATGAGATGGAGAATGACAGTGGGAGTTGAAAGAATACAGAGAGGAAAATGAGGAATAGGGCATGAGGCAGGATGTTGGACATCGAGGCCACAACAACAGTTGTGATTGCGCGCCGTGGACTCCCTTGGTCATCCTCAACGCgctcctttctttctccttttccaTGCACCTCCCCTCGGGTGCATACTGGGTATGGTGGAAACACCATAAATATTCAAAATTCTACAAATTTATCAAAATAATACGTACatagattttttttattttttttggggggggggggtgtctgAAACTTTGCACATCTATATGCATCCACGTGTTCCTACTGCGGCGCAAAAATCAAACGTCTTTCAGGCGTATGTGCTATACTATACAAGTTGTTTCAGGCCAAATATCCAAGTCCTATTTTTGTGCCACCGTACGTATTATTGTAACCTTTCCTTTTTGAAAGAAGAAAGAGTATGATGGAAACACACTCTGCTCCGAATCGCCTTTTCGtcccaagaagaagaagaagatctcgggcccacctgtcgaCGCAAAAAGGAGGGCGTACTAAATCAATGGGCCCTGTGCATGGGCCTGCCGCCCGGGCTCTTAGTGTGAAAAGTTTGAGGAGCACACGCACGACGACGGAATTGAAGTGAAGCAAGCGTATTCAAGTAGCCGATGGAGATGGTTTCCTACGCGCGCCAACGGGGCAATCAATCAATCCACGGCACGGCATCGTCTTCAAAGACGATGGATGAACGATCCCGTCGAGCCCATGACCCTGCTGCTGCTTGTCCTCTACCTACGTGCACGAACAGCGGCCACGACCCCGGCCGGGTTACACGGCCCATAACGACGAGTCGACGAtgtatttatttttatt
Protein-coding sequences here:
- the LOC112891377 gene encoding phospholipase A1 EG1, chloroplastic/mitochondrial-like → MASTSTIQPRCSLHHATSSRRPKPCRARVAVVAAATVRAAATAVATAAAERACAPAASVARASTGRTASIASMWRQVQGSHDWDGLLQPLHPVVRDEVARYGELVGACYKVLDMDPSSARHMCCKYGKESVLEEAGVAGAGYEVTRYIYATPDVAGPPSTSGRSSWVGYVAVSTDEMTRRLGRRDVLVSLRGTVTQAEWAANLMSALEPARLDARGAHPDVKVESGFLNLYTSSAESAGGMGSCRHQLLREVSRLVTSLSRDHPREDMSVTLAGHSMGSALATLLGYDLAELGLNRDASGRRVPVTVFSFGGPRVGNAAFKDRCDELGVKVLRVANVRDPVTMLPGALLNEGTRGLLAAWGGDRYTHVGVELALDFLRLRDPGSVHDLGTYVSSIKAETCGKAPNAAADGRGGVLAKAVEFVEGQRAAASAWKEAALQMGGLVQTLGLI
- the LOC112891829 gene encoding transcription factor bHLH128-like; this encodes MNRLTPAHHGAMPPPGPGQLARYGSAPGSLLASIAESVTRGGDHAPPPVSRFYSAESSGLTSCESSCRTDGGGGRPRALERAYGGSGEIRVPPPPQPQQHQSLAPPGPPHGLLRHSSSPAGLLSRLMADPHGMAPARGMGSYSQAGTDAAMAHGHRQLSSQWSFSRQDLPQISEMGMIPDIGESIVAGGCNSSSDGGGAAQSSSYLSRNFSVSSWDDTNSIMFSSPTKKHKLDAADDMVTSFSNIDSQFGLSKSSLEMPGMDDYLQLQQDSIACRVRAKRGCATHPRSIAERERRTRISKRLKKLQDLVPNMDKQTNTSDMLDLAVEYIKELKGQVEKLKHDQANCFCSGTQNS